The Salvelinus sp. IW2-2015 linkage group LG8, ASM291031v2, whole genome shotgun sequence genome window below encodes:
- the pts gene encoding 6-pyruvoyl tetrahydrobiopterin synthase yields MAQADSRNEVAERIGYITRVQSFSACHRLHSPTLSDEVNKRIFGKCNNPNGHGHNYKVEVTVRGKIDRHTGMVMNITDLKQHIEEVIMIPLDHKNLDKDVPYFANVVSTTENVAVYIWDNMVKQLPANLLYEVKIHETDKNIVVYRGE; encoded by the exons ATGGCACAAGCCGATTCAAGAAACGAAGTAGCAGAGCGCATTGGATACATCACACGAGTCCAGAGTTTCAGCGCGTGCCATCGATTGCACAG CCCGACGTTGAGTGATGAGGTAAACAAGAGGATATTTGGGAAGTGCAACAATCCCAATGGCCATGGACACAACTATAAAG tagAGGTGACGGTACGGGGAAAG ATCGATCGTCACACAGGCATGGTGATGAACATTACAGATCTGAAGCAACACATCGAG GAAGTCATCATGATTCCGTTGGACCATAAAAACCTGGATAAGGACGTCCCCTACTTTGCCAATGTTGTTAG CACAACAGAAAACGTGGCTGTATATATCTGGGACAACATGGTCAAGCAGCTACCAGCCAATCTTCTCTACGAGGTCAAGATTCACGAGACTGACAAGAACATTGTTGTATATCGAGGAGAATAG